Proteins encoded together in one Falco biarmicus isolate bFalBia1 chromosome 4, bFalBia1.pri, whole genome shotgun sequence window:
- the NXPH1 gene encoding neurexophilin-1, translating into MQAVYWYAVLLLQPTLYLVTCANLTNGGKTELLKSGSSKSTLKHIWTESSKDLSISRLLSQTFRGKENDTDLDLRYDAPETYSEQDLWDWLRNSTDLQEPRPRAKRRPIVKTGKFKKMFGWGDFHSNIKTVKLNLLITGKIVDHGNGTFSVYFRHNSTGQGNVSVSLVPPTKIVEFDLAQQTVIDAKDSKSFNCRIEYEKVDKATKNTLCNYDPSKTCYQEQTQSHVSWLCSKPFKVICIYISFYSTDYKLVQKVCPDYNYHSDTPYFPSG; encoded by the coding sequence gttACGTGTGCAAATTTAACAAATGGAGGAAAAACAGAACTTCTAAAATCAGGAAGCTCCAAATCCACACTAAAGCACATATGGACAGAAAGTAGCAAAGACTTGTCCATCAGCCGACTGCTGTCACAGACTTTTCGTGGAAAGGAAAATGATACAGACTTGGACCTGCGATACGATGCCCCAGAAACTTATTCTGAGCAAGATCTCTGGGACTGGCTGAGGAACTCCACAGACCTGCAAGAGCCTCGGCCTAGAGCAAAGAGACGGCCCATCGTCAAGACTGggaaatttaagaaaatgtttggcTGGGGCGATTTTCATTCCAACATCAAGACTGTGAAGCTAAATCTGTTAATAACAGGGAAAATCGTTGACCATGGCAATGGGACGTTTAGTGTTTACTTCAGGCATAACTCCACTGGTCAAGGGAATGTATCTGTGAGCCTAGTGCCCCCTACAAAAATAGTGGAATTTGACTTGGCACAACAGACGGTGATTGATGCCAAAGATTCCAAGTCCTTTAACTGTCGAATTGAGTACGAAAAGGTTGACAAGGCTACCAAGAACACACTCTGCAACTATGACCCTTCAAAAACCTGTTATCAGGAGCAGACCCAGAGCCACGTGTCATGGCTCTGCTCCAAGCCCTTTAAAGTAATCTgtatttacatttccttttataGTACAGATTATAAACTAGTACAGAAGGTGTGTCCCGATTACAACTACCACAGTGACACACCCTACTTCCCATCAGGGTGA